The window GTGGCAATGCCCAGTGGTAAAGGCATGGTGCCGACGACGTTCTCGATCATCCGGTTTGCTAAATCGCCCAACGAGCCCGTAGTACCAAGAACAGCCATCTCATCGTCACTTAAGCCCGCAAAATCCTTTACAATCGCTAATCGCTCTTTTGGATTAAGTTTATAAAATCCTGACAGTTTCGAGGTCTTCATGGTCTCTGCACCGATTTTACATTACATTACGTTTTTGATGGTTATAAAAATGCCCTCCCTTGCGCACAGTGGGTGCAGTGCGGAAACTCAAAGTAACCGCCGCTGTCTCGGATCGGTGAGCGAGATCACGGACGTTATGCCCCACTCAACACGCTGCTGCTCCCAGATGAACTCGCCTCGCGCTCGTTCTGCAGCTTCCAAAATGAAATAAACCTTATCTCCGGTTATCTCCGCGCCTCCCTCGTCCTCTTCTACGCCCATATCATGGCCCACGCACACGCTCTGGTCGCAGAAGAACTGGCATTTGCCGTCGTAGAAATAGAAACAGCGGAATCGCGGCTTGGTCAATCCCAACGTCTTCCCTTTCCACGCATCGGTATGCAGGAATTCACCGCTCTCCGCTATTCGTTCCGCTATTGTTATACGCTCTTCCACGTCCTCTATACTGCGTACGTACTTCAGTCCGTCTCCTTTCAGCCTCATGCTCTCCGGTCGTTTGTCCTCTTCAGGGAATAAGTCCGCCACGTCCGCTTCTATCACGTCCCAGCGATGCAACCCCGCGTCTAGCGGATAAATCCGTTTCAATTCCCAGTATTCGTTCGCAGCGATAGCCTGCTCCTTTTTCACTGAGAGGATCGTCAATCGCACCTTGTGAGGTAAAAGTTCCCGGAACTTCCCCTCGTCGAACCATTTCCGTAACGCCCACAACGTCTTTTGCTCGTGCTTAAAGCGCACCAGGCCGATATCGCCCTGTAACTTCTGCACATAGACGTGATACGGCGCTTTCTGCTTCAGTTTCGTCGAACTCGCCTTTATCTCGTTCCAGGTGATCGGCTCCGATTTCTCTTCCAGTATCCGTTCTACCTCTTGCCTGAATTTCTCGTAGGTCATTTGCCATTCTTAATGTTATTAGCACTAGGATTTAAAGATTGCCTCACCCGCGTCGCACTTCCTTTCGCTGCGCCATTCGATAGCAGCATACCACGCTCATATAGCCGCTTAATTGCTCATCCAGCTCCTCACTGCCCGTATCAACGAGCAGAAATGGCGTCTCTGCGAGCTTGTGCGGCGTCGCCAGCACGATCACATTCTCAACTCCGACCTTTTCGAGCACCTTCGCACTGAGCTGCTGATTGCCCCGACCAAAGACGAAGCCCTGCGCACCTATCGGACTCACCAGTATTTTAACCTTCGGTTCCTCCCCTAGTAATCGGAGCAATTCCTGCTCGTTCAAATCCTTGCCTACCAATCTCCCATCTTTCACGGCATCCACGCCGAGCAGCGTCTTCTCCTCGCCCAAGCCCAGCAGCTCCGCGATTTTATGGATCGTCGTTCCTGCACCCATAATATAGAGCGAGCCATCACGCATGAACTCGATGGCAAACTGCGCGATCTCTTCCTTCGCTTTTTCTTCAGTCACGCTTTGAAAAAGGCTCTTACCATGCTGAACCAGAACGGGCTCGTACGGTGTGCGTGCATAGCCAAAGACCTTCATGCGCAGCTCATTGCGCCTATACGCGTCCTCGTCAGTATCCATTACCTCGACATCCCGCACTTCCGCTTTGCCCTTTACAAAAAGCTCGACCATTTGCGCCGCACCCTTCGGACTGATCGCAAACACCGCCGAATGCATCTTTACACCTGCTGGAATACCGATAATCGGAACTTTTCGTTCGACGACACTGTAAACATCACGTGCCGTGCCGTCACCGCCGCAGAACAGCAGAAGCTCAATACCCTCCTCCAAGAATCGCGTGCAGGCCTTCTTTGTATCTTCACTCGTGCTTCTATGCCCCTCAAACGAATATACGACTTCGTAGCTCTGTGGACTCGAAAGTGCCTCCTCTCCCATCGCGTCAGAGCACGTGAGAATAAGCGCGTTTACAGTTAACGCAGCCATGCATTTCCGCGCCCGTTCAGTAGCTACAGGCTGTGCACCTAATTCCACCGCTTCGTCTACCAGGCCGTCCGTGCCTTTAAGGCCTACGGAGCCGCCCATGCCCGCTATCGGATTGATAAGAAAACCAATTTTCATTTTATCGTTATTATCTCCCCCCATTACTTGATTACCCTTTCTAAAGCTTTTATCATCTCGCTTTTACCTTTCAAATCGTTCACCAACCGTTCAAATTTTCGGAGATCGGTGTTTATCACTTTGTGTAGCTCATCTCCATCATTCGGTAGATTATACCGCTTTATATCTATGCCTGCATCTTTTGCAGCTTTTAATATCCAATCCTCCAGCTTTGGACAGAGAATAATTAACTCGTTGTGCTTAGAAGTATCGTTCAATATTTTTAGTCCATACGTTGGTAAATCTTCCTTCACTGGCAATCTCTTCAGATACGATGGTTGAACGCTGAAAGGATCTTCATCTACCATTCCTAGCAAATTTTCTCGCTTCTCCAATTGTTTACAAACCTCAGGTTTACCCTGTAAATGGATAATTTGTCTCTTTGGTATCCCTAAAATTCTCACCAATGACGAATCAGGTTTACACTCCGTGTAGATCATTCTTTCACTTCTATGAATCGCTCGATATTGAAAAATAGGTCAATCCCCAGATCCATTATTTCCGTCAGTTCTTTTTCGCTTAATTGCTTCACTTTCGTTTGGTAGTCTTCGAAATAGGTGATGAAAATGGCTACGTCGTCTTTATGTGCTTTTTCGAGAATCGAGAGGAGCAAATAAGGGTTGTGTGTTGCGATGAAGTACTGATTGTTCGCTTTATCGAGAGCTATCCTCTCAGCGAGGATTTTTGTGTAATAAGGAAACGCATGAGCTTCTGGTTCTTCAAATACAAGTACAGAGTTCTCATTTGTTTC of the Methanomicrobia archaeon genome contains:
- a CDS encoding ATP-NAD kinase family protein; translated protein: MGGDNNDKMKIGFLINPIAGMGGSVGLKGTDGLVDEAVELGAQPVATERARKCMAALTVNALILTCSDAMGEEALSSPQSYEVVYSFEGHRSTSEDTKKACTRFLEEGIELLLFCGGDGTARDVYSVVERKVPIIGIPAGVKMHSAVFAISPKGAAQMVELFVKGKAEVRDVEVMDTDEDAYRRNELRMKVFGYARTPYEPVLVQHGKSLFQSVTEEKAKEEIAQFAIEFMRDGSLYIMGAGTTIHKIAELLGLGEEKTLLGVDAVKDGRLVGKDLNEQELLRLLGEEPKVKILVSPIGAQGFVFGRGNQQLSAKVLEKVGVENVIVLATPHKLAETPFLLVDTGSEELDEQLSGYMSVVCCYRMAQRKEVRRG